Proteins from a genomic interval of Nostoc sp. TCL240-02:
- a CDS encoding CHASE2 domain-containing protein, whose product MWAKLKSQIWQWRGVLLAVPNITALVIALRLTGLLQLLELAALDQFFLLRPQESPDTRIVIVEINEADVRKQGQWPMSDGKLASLLEKIKQQQPRAIGLDIYRDLPVNPGHEALLKVFKSTPNLIGVQKVSDTVDSSAVDSSPELKRLDQIGSNDLPIDGDGKIRRSLLYVNLNNDQILESFGLKLALLYLKPEGITAKPAATNSNYLQLNQGVFPIFEANDGGYVRADAGSYQVLLNYRGRIQQFTKVSLGEVQDKPIPPDLMRDKVVLIGATAESLKDLFYTPYSSNVLTDPERMAGITIHANLISQILSAAMDGRSSIKCLPEPLEWLSILIWSIIGASLCWLQRHSSNQKILMAVSVFLAGGGLIGGSFLAFLAGWWIPVVPSLLAFAGSAIALTQYIAQSATEMRKTLGRYLTDEIVANILETPSGLKLGGERRKVTVLVSDLRGFSAISEQLPPEEVVKILNLYLGIMTDVINQYKGTINEFMGDGIFVIFGAPISRKDDSQRAIACAIAMQLAMQQVNEKNRQMNFPILEMGIGMNTGEAVAGNVGSQKRAQYTVIGSHVNLAARIESYTVGGQILISENTCKDAHIDLQIAGQLQIEPKGIKHPVTICEIRGIGGKYNLFLPDDDDEMIVLNQELTVEYSILQGKHAVGTVFLGALISLSEKKAQLRSPHSLEILSNLKLKLLIAAEMATEEHIYAKVIQQSHVDEHLFLLRFTAVPSKAMAMLNAFRQPESG is encoded by the coding sequence ATGTGGGCAAAGCTGAAATCGCAAATCTGGCAATGGCGTGGTGTTTTACTTGCTGTTCCCAATATTACAGCCCTGGTGATTGCACTACGTTTGACTGGATTACTGCAATTGTTGGAATTGGCAGCACTAGATCAATTTTTTCTCCTCCGTCCACAAGAATCGCCTGATACCCGTATCGTCATAGTTGAGATTAATGAGGCAGATGTCCGCAAGCAGGGACAGTGGCCTATGTCTGATGGAAAACTTGCCAGTTTGTTAGAGAAAATCAAACAGCAACAACCCAGAGCGATTGGTTTAGATATTTATCGTGATTTACCCGTCAATCCTGGTCATGAAGCTTTACTTAAGGTGTTTAAATCTACTCCAAATTTAATTGGAGTCCAAAAAGTCTCTGATACTGTTGATAGTTCGGCAGTTGATTCGTCTCCAGAACTGAAGCGACTCGATCAAATTGGGTCAAATGATTTACCCATAGATGGGGATGGCAAAATTCGGCGATCGCTATTATACGTAAATTTAAATAATGATCAGATTCTGGAAAGCTTTGGGTTAAAGCTGGCATTGTTGTACTTGAAACCTGAAGGCATTACCGCCAAACCAGCAGCAACTAACTCTAATTATTTGCAGTTAAATCAGGGTGTTTTCCCAATTTTTGAAGCTAATGATGGGGGTTATGTCCGAGCGGATGCGGGAAGTTACCAAGTGCTGTTGAACTATCGAGGACGGATACAGCAGTTTACTAAGGTTTCTCTGGGCGAAGTTCAAGATAAACCCATTCCACCAGACTTAATGCGGGACAAGGTGGTGTTAATTGGTGCTACTGCTGAGAGTTTGAAGGATCTATTCTATACGCCTTACAGCAGTAATGTCTTGACTGATCCAGAACGAATGGCAGGTATAACAATTCATGCTAATTTGATTAGTCAAATTTTAAGTGCGGCAATGGATGGTCGTTCATCGATCAAGTGTTTACCTGAGCCGCTAGAATGGCTATCAATTTTAATTTGGTCAATTATTGGTGCTAGCTTGTGTTGGCTACAACGCCACAGTAGCAACCAGAAAATCCTCATGGCTGTTAGTGTTTTTCTAGCAGGTGGCGGTTTAATTGGTGGTAGTTTTCTAGCGTTTTTGGCTGGTTGGTGGATTCCCGTTGTCCCTTCATTGCTGGCATTCGCTGGTTCTGCGATCGCACTTACTCAGTATATTGCTCAAAGCGCTACCGAGATGCGAAAAACTCTCGGTCGCTATCTAACTGATGAAATCGTCGCCAATATTCTAGAAACTCCTTCTGGGTTAAAGCTAGGGGGAGAACGGAGAAAAGTTACGGTTCTAGTGTCTGATTTAAGAGGATTTTCAGCTATTTCCGAACAATTACCGCCTGAAGAAGTAGTAAAAATTTTGAATCTTTATCTCGGAATAATGACAGATGTGATTAACCAGTATAAAGGCACGATTAATGAGTTTATGGGTGATGGTATTTTTGTGATATTTGGTGCGCCAATTAGTCGCAAAGATGATTCCCAACGAGCGATCGCCTGTGCTATTGCTATGCAGTTGGCAATGCAGCAAGTAAACGAAAAAAATCGGCAAATGAATTTTCCTATTCTCGAAATGGGAATTGGGATGAATACAGGCGAGGCCGTAGCGGGAAATGTTGGTTCTCAAAAACGCGCTCAATATACAGTTATTGGCAGTCATGTTAATTTGGCTGCTCGAATTGAATCTTATACAGTGGGAGGACAGATTTTAATTTCTGAAAATACCTGTAAAGATGCCCACATTGACCTCCAAATTGCTGGACAACTACAAATAGAACCCAAGGGAATAAAACACCCTGTGACAATTTGTGAAATTCGTGGCATTGGTGGTAAATATAATTTATTCTTGCCTGATGACGATGATGAAATGATCGTTCTCAATCAAGAATTAACTGTGGAATACTCCATTTTGCAGGGAAAACATGCAGTGGGAACAGTATTTTTGGGAGCATTAATTAGCCTCTCAGAAAAAAAGGCGCAATTGCGATCGCCACATTCTTTAGAAATCTTGAGTAATCTCAAACTCAAGCTATTGATTGCAGCAGAAATGGCTACAGAAGAACATATCTATGCCAAGGTGATCCAACAGTCTCATGTTGATGAGCATCTTTTTCTGCTTCGGTTTACAGCCGTTCCGTCAAAAGCGATGGCAATGCTCAATGCATTCCGTCAGCCTGAGTCAGGTTAG
- the gatA gene encoding Asp-tRNA(Asn)/Glu-tRNA(Gln) amidotransferase subunit GatA: protein MASIRELHQQLVKKERSAVEITQEALKRIEALEPKLHSFLCVTAERALEQASTVDAKIAAGEEIGLLAGIPVGIKDNLCTKGIPTTCASRILENFVPPYESTATQKLADAGAVMVGKTNLDEFAMGSSTENSAYQITANPWDLSRVPGGSSGGSAAAVSSQECVVALGSDTGGSIRQPASFCGVVGMKPTYGLVSRYGLVAYASSLDQIGPFANTVEDAAILLNAIAGHDPKDSTSLKVNIPNYAANLKPDFKPRGQLRIGIVKETFGEGLDSVVEQAVTKAVDVLQSLGAEIHIISCPRFRYGLPTYYIIAPSEASANLARYDGVKYGYRAPDADNLLSMYTRTRATGFGTEVKRRIMIGTYALSAGYYDAYYLKAQKVRTLIKEDFEKAFRVVDVLVCPTSPTTAFKAGEKTTDPLSMYLTDLMTIPVNLAGLPSLSLPCGFDDQGLPIGLQLIGNVLREDQLFQVAYAYEQATTWHLRKPQIS, encoded by the coding sequence ATGGCATCCATCCGCGAGTTGCACCAACAGCTGGTCAAGAAAGAACGTTCTGCCGTTGAAATTACCCAAGAAGCCTTAAAGCGCATTGAAGCGTTAGAGCCGAAATTGCACAGCTTTTTATGTGTTACCGCAGAACGGGCATTAGAGCAGGCCAGTACTGTGGATGCCAAAATTGCTGCCGGGGAAGAAATCGGGCTACTAGCAGGCATTCCTGTTGGGATTAAGGACAATTTATGTACTAAGGGAATTCCTACCACTTGCGCTTCCCGAATTTTAGAGAATTTTGTGCCGCCTTATGAATCAACAGCGACGCAAAAACTGGCAGACGCTGGGGCGGTAATGGTAGGCAAAACCAACTTAGATGAGTTTGCAATGGGTAGTTCCACAGAAAACTCTGCCTACCAAATCACGGCTAATCCTTGGGATTTGTCACGAGTTCCAGGTGGTTCTTCGGGGGGTTCGGCGGCGGCGGTGTCATCTCAAGAGTGTGTAGTTGCTCTCGGTTCCGATACTGGTGGTTCAATTCGTCAACCTGCATCTTTCTGTGGTGTGGTGGGGATGAAACCAACTTATGGTTTGGTTTCTCGTTATGGTTTAGTGGCTTACGCTTCGTCTTTAGATCAAATTGGGCCATTTGCAAACACAGTAGAAGATGCGGCAATATTATTAAATGCGATCGCAGGTCACGATCCTAAAGATTCTACCAGCCTGAAAGTTAACATTCCCAACTACGCCGCCAACTTAAAACCAGACTTTAAACCCAGAGGTCAGCTAAGAATTGGGATCGTTAAAGAAACTTTTGGTGAAGGTTTAGATTCTGTTGTGGAACAAGCTGTTACCAAAGCAGTAGATGTATTACAAAGTTTGGGAGCAGAGATTCATATAATTTCCTGTCCCCGCTTTCGTTATGGCTTACCCACCTACTACATTATCGCCCCGTCCGAAGCGTCAGCAAACTTGGCTCGTTACGATGGCGTTAAATATGGCTACCGCGCTCCTGATGCCGATAATCTACTATCGATGTATACCCGTACCCGTGCCACTGGTTTTGGTACAGAAGTCAAACGCCGGATTATGATCGGCACTTATGCCCTTTCTGCTGGCTATTACGATGCTTATTACCTGAAAGCGCAAAAAGTCCGTACCCTAATTAAGGAAGACTTTGAAAAGGCTTTTCGCGTGGTTGATGTGTTAGTTTGTCCCACATCTCCCACTACAGCATTTAAAGCAGGGGAAAAAACTACTGATCCCTTGAGTATGTATTTAACTGACTTGATGACTATTCCTGTGAATCTTGCTGGTTTACCTAGTTTAAGTTTGCCATGCGGTTTTGACGACCAGGGTTTACCAATAGGATTACAGCTAATTGGCAATGTACTCCGAGAAGACCAATTGTTTCAGGTAGCTTACGCTTATGAACAAGCTACTACTTGGCATCTGCGTAAACCACAAATATCTTGA
- a CDS encoding PEP-CTERM sorting domain-containing protein, which yields MKIVPKLAIAAASLTLGFAVVDAKSVSAAIINYAFTVDSPVTKGNGFFSFDDSTLSNDYTPEATIKSLSFQFDGDSSIYTEQDDTNYPDFPVAFQTTSLTGQTSFALDYLFNDKSNPASSISYEIIGEDFTIFSRTSPDAEPISGKVSYTQVPEPTPLVGALFACTLGLMMKRKVTLMKKVKI from the coding sequence ATGAAAATAGTTCCAAAATTGGCCATTGCTGCTGCTAGCCTAACTTTAGGTTTTGCTGTTGTAGATGCAAAATCTGTATCTGCTGCAATTATTAATTACGCTTTCACAGTTGATAGTCCTGTAACTAAGGGAAATGGCTTTTTTAGCTTTGACGACTCAACTCTGAGTAATGACTATACTCCCGAAGCTACTATTAAGTCACTCTCTTTTCAATTTGACGGTGATTCTAGCATTTACACAGAACAAGATGATACGAATTACCCAGACTTTCCTGTTGCATTTCAAACCACATCTTTAACAGGACAAACATCTTTTGCATTAGATTATCTGTTCAACGATAAATCTAATCCTGCCAGTTCTATCAGTTACGAAATCATTGGTGAAGATTTTACTATTTTCTCTAGAACTTCTCCAGATGCTGAACCCATATCAGGTAAAGTTTCCTATACACAAGTACCTGAACCTACACCTTTAGTTGGCGCTCTCTTTGCTTGTACCCTAGGCTTGATGATGAAGAGAAAAGTAACATTGATGAAAAAGGTTAAAATCTAA
- a CDS encoding Uma2 family endonuclease: MTFSQSHPYLSPEEYLESEKSSPIKHEYIQGRIYAMAGASDAHVTITANLVTLLRNHIRGTGCRVYVADMKARIESLNLFYYPDIMVTCDQRDTNFEYFKRYPSLIIEVLSPSTEALDRGDKFSDYQELETLQEYVLISQNRQRVDCFRRNAESRWELYSYRVNQELQFTSLNFSCSLTDIYEDVSFPETFNPTSA, translated from the coding sequence ATGACTTTTAGCCAATCTCACCCATATCTTTCACCAGAAGAATACCTGGAAAGCGAAAAATCTAGCCCGATTAAACATGAATATATCCAAGGGCGGATTTATGCAATGGCAGGGGCAAGTGATGCTCATGTAACAATTACTGCTAATTTAGTCACCCTACTGAGAAATCACATTCGCGGAACTGGGTGTCGTGTTTATGTTGCTGACATGAAGGCACGCATCGAATCTCTGAATCTTTTCTACTATCCTGATATTATGGTGACTTGTGACCAACGAGATACCAATTTTGAATATTTTAAACGTTATCCTAGCTTAATTATTGAAGTTTTATCACCTTCCACCGAAGCTTTAGACAGAGGTGATAAATTTAGTGACTATCAAGAATTAGAAACATTGCAAGAATATGTCTTAATTAGTCAAAATCGTCAGCGTGTTGATTGCTTTCGGCGAAATGCAGAAAGTAGATGGGAGCTTTATAGCTATAGGGTAAATCAAGAATTACAATTTACCAGCCTGAATTTTTCTTGTTCCCTAACTGATATTTATGAGGATGTCTCCTTTCCCGAAACTTTTAACCCTACTTCTGCTTAA
- a CDS encoding glycerol-3-phosphate acyltransferase, which translates to MFEPWGVLVILIICPLLGGLPLIAWIAYALTGKQLSQVGTRNISVSAAFYHGGKFVGILAVLSEAFKGIAAVLLTRLVFPEGSFWELIALIALVIGRYWIGRGAGTTNVVWGFVVHDPLVAIFVSFFAGISFIILQSKQAVKFGVLLLFPLFVAILHLSDIPRMLAAVALAGLMAWIYAKIPDDMNLPVQEAQTESQAMLEFLRGDVYDGLRQRAMVSLDEELDAAIVGEKAATLSQIKRWGYPVPKGWVLAPIDDPKVLTEFLQPSELSPLVVRSSAIGEDSEQASAAGQYETVLNVTSPEALQQAIAQVQASYNHPSAVQYRRDRGSNDTAMAVLIQQQVQSVYSGVAFSRDPITQQGDAIIIEALPGSPTQIVSGKVTPEQYRAFVVETEKSSSVQLEGTGRIPSALIKQVAYLAHRLEKRYHGTPQDIEWSYDGQTLWVLQSRPITTLLPIWTRKIAAEVIPGVIHPLTWSINRPLTCGVWGEFFTLVLGERALGLDFNETATLHYSRAYFNASLLGNIFLRMGLPPESLEFLTRGAKLSKPSLQSTWENLPGLGRLLKRELNLEKDFKQDYHQRFIPGLSQLAQENVENLEPAKLLIRIDFILELLRHGTYYSILAPLSAALRQAIFRVKDGQIDNSVTPEVAALRSLSAIATDAKQVLLEFEPQQVFEQLKQTPEGEKILQEFDELLQDYGYLSEVGTDISVPTWRENPQMIKQMFVQLMQGNEPQAGAKDAINSIFAGKRKRSFVQRRVDIKGRVTEVYSRLLAELRWSFVALEKIWLKSGLLQNAGDIFFLNFDEVRRLVVGDDSRLIEELDKLVESRRSQFVQDSEFIQIPLLVYGNTPPHPLAPSPLYSDQILQGIGASHGQAEGRIKVLRNLQDVPEIDRDTILVVPYTDSGWAPLLLRAGGLIAEVGGRLSHGAIVAREYGIPAVMDVRGATWLLQDGQRVRIDGSRGIVELSNDLRPE; encoded by the coding sequence ATGTTTGAACCTTGGGGTGTTTTAGTTATTTTAATTATCTGCCCCCTCTTGGGCGGATTACCCCTGATTGCATGGATAGCTTACGCGCTTACGGGTAAGCAATTATCACAAGTTGGTACACGAAACATTAGTGTATCAGCTGCCTTTTATCACGGCGGTAAATTTGTCGGAATTCTGGCAGTTTTGTCAGAAGCCTTTAAAGGAATTGCGGCAGTGTTACTCACGCGCCTTGTATTCCCAGAGGGATCGTTTTGGGAATTAATTGCCCTGATCGCTCTGGTAATTGGTAGATACTGGATAGGCAGAGGAGCAGGTACAACAAATGTCGTCTGGGGATTTGTCGTACACGATCCTCTGGTGGCAATATTTGTTTCTTTCTTTGCAGGTATTAGCTTTATAATTCTGCAATCAAAACAGGCAGTTAAATTTGGGGTTTTGCTTCTCTTTCCACTGTTTGTAGCAATTTTGCATCTAAGTGATATCCCCAGAATGCTTGCTGCTGTGGCTTTAGCTGGTTTAATGGCCTGGATTTATGCAAAAATTCCAGATGATATGAACCTACCAGTTCAAGAGGCACAAACAGAATCGCAAGCGATGTTGGAATTTTTACGGGGCGATGTCTACGACGGGCTACGCCAACGCGCGATGGTTTCTTTAGATGAAGAGTTGGATGCCGCCATTGTCGGAGAAAAGGCGGCTACATTATCCCAAATTAAGCGCTGGGGCTATCCAGTCCCGAAAGGATGGGTACTAGCGCCAATCGACGATCCAAAAGTGTTGACAGAATTTCTCCAGCCATCAGAATTATCCCCCTTGGTAGTGCGTTCTTCCGCTATTGGCGAAGACTCAGAACAAGCTTCTGCTGCTGGGCAGTATGAAACAGTTTTAAATGTTACTAGCCCAGAAGCATTACAACAAGCGATCGCTCAAGTTCAAGCTTCTTACAATCATCCATCTGCTGTGCAATATCGGCGCGATCGCGGCTCAAACGATACAGCAATGGCTGTGTTGATTCAACAACAAGTCCAAAGTGTATATTCTGGCGTTGCTTTCAGCCGCGATCCCATTACTCAACAAGGTGATGCAATCATCATTGAAGCCCTTCCCGGTAGCCCCACGCAAATCGTTTCGGGAAAAGTCACACCAGAGCAATATCGTGCTTTTGTCGTTGAAACAGAAAAATCTTCGTCTGTGCAATTAGAGGGGACTGGACGAATCCCATCGGCATTAATCAAGCAAGTTGCGTACTTAGCTCATCGACTCGAAAAACGTTATCATGGCACTCCTCAAGATATTGAATGGAGTTATGACGGTCAAACGCTTTGGGTGTTGCAATCTCGACCGATCACCACTTTACTACCAATTTGGACACGCAAAATCGCTGCTGAAGTGATTCCTGGAGTAATTCACCCCTTAACATGGTCAATTAATCGTCCCTTAACTTGTGGAGTTTGGGGAGAATTTTTTACTCTAGTTTTGGGCGAACGCGCTTTGGGCTTAGATTTTAATGAAACGGCAACTCTGCATTATTCCAGAGCCTATTTTAACGCATCCCTCTTAGGAAATATCTTTTTGCGGATGGGATTGCCACCGGAAAGTCTGGAATTTTTAACCAGAGGAGCTAAATTAAGTAAACCTTCCTTGCAGTCAACCTGGGAGAATTTGCCAGGACTAGGGAGGTTGCTGAAGCGGGAATTAAATTTAGAAAAAGACTTCAAACAGGATTATCACCAACGGTTTATTCCTGGGTTGTCGCAGTTGGCGCAGGAAAATGTAGAGAATTTGGAACCAGCCAAATTGCTAATCAGAATTGACTTTATTTTAGAGTTGCTACGCCACGGAACATATTACAGCATTTTAGCTCCCTTAAGTGCCGCCCTGCGGCAGGCGATTTTTCGGGTGAAGGATGGCCAAATTGATAATAGCGTGACTCCAGAGGTAGCGGCATTGCGATCGCTCAGTGCAATAGCTACAGATGCCAAGCAAGTATTGCTTGAGTTTGAACCACAGCAGGTATTTGAGCAGTTAAAGCAAACCCCAGAGGGAGAGAAAATCCTGCAAGAATTTGACGAATTACTTCAGGATTACGGCTATTTAAGTGAAGTGGGAACTGATATTTCCGTTCCCACTTGGCGGGAAAATCCCCAGATGATTAAGCAAATGTTTGTGCAGTTAATGCAGGGGAACGAACCACAAGCAGGCGCTAAAGACGCAATTAATAGCATCTTTGCTGGTAAACGCAAACGTTCTTTTGTCCAACGGCGTGTAGATATTAAAGGGCGAGTTACCGAAGTTTATTCCCGGCTGTTAGCTGAATTGCGTTGGAGTTTTGTCGCTTTAGAGAAGATTTGGTTAAAATCCGGTTTACTCCAGAACGCAGGAGATATCTTTTTTCTCAACTTTGATGAAGTGCGGCGTTTAGTTGTGGGTGACGATTCTAGGCTGATTGAAGAGTTAGATAAGTTAGTGGAATCGAGGCGATCGCAATTTGTCCAAGATAGCGAGTTCATTCAAATACCCCTTTTAGTTTACGGCAACACACCTCCTCACCCCTTAGCTCCCTCTCCGCTCTACTCTGACCAAATTTTACAAGGTATTGGAGCCAGTCACGGACAAGCTGAAGGCAGGATAAAGGTGTTGCGAAATTTACAAGATGTGCCGGAGATTGACAGAGATACAATTCTGGTAGTACCTTACACAGATTCTGGCTGGGCTCCTTTATTATTAAGGGCTGGAGGATTAATTGCCGAAGTTGGTGGACGGCTTTCTCACGGTGCGATCGTGGCTCGTGAATATGGTATTCCTGCTGTGATGGATGTTCGGGGTGCTACATGGCTTTTGCAAGATGGTCAACGGGTAAGGATTGATGGGTCTAGGGGTATTGTGGAATTATCTAACGATTTAAGACCCGAATGA
- a CDS encoding cupin domain-containing protein, which produces MITNSLKDLPEDSVSHNPEIKKKVMLRFGDLPHLTNFSQARFAPGQTAPAHAHQDMCEVFFVEAGSGVIHIDGTEYPLLPGNCVAIEVGEVHEVVNSGSTELVLTYFGLRVEKSR; this is translated from the coding sequence ATGATTACCAATTCTCTGAAAGACTTGCCAGAAGACTCTGTCTCTCACAATCCCGAAATCAAGAAAAAGGTGATGCTACGCTTCGGCGATTTGCCTCACCTAACTAACTTTTCTCAAGCGCGTTTTGCTCCCGGACAAACCGCACCAGCACACGCGCATCAAGATATGTGCGAAGTATTCTTTGTGGAAGCTGGTTCAGGAGTAATTCATATTGATGGTACAGAATACCCCCTGCTTCCAGGGAATTGCGTAGCGATAGAAGTGGGGGAAGTACATGAAGTTGTCAATAGTGGCTCAACTGAGCTTGTGTTGACCTACTTTGGTTTGCGTGTGGAAAAATCACGATAA
- a CDS encoding DUF928 domain-containing protein: MKRIKPFVYFLTFFLPLGLLSALTAQVYAQSYHPNKTWQISQAFKPPQRGKPPASAGGSTRGGSCLIGKKLITPLLPPDKLGLTFAQHPAFFWYVPPIQVKTAKFVLLAEDQNVFYETSFKLPAKPGIISFKLPESSPGLTVGKTYHWYLTIVCNTQDSSDNPTVEGWVERTQPGSSLSEALVKANVYKLPTIYAEAGIWHEALTSLVQLRRTEPNNFKAKLDWRQFLKSVGLSAIASEPLIDCCTLRKEGQGALGIGHEAKAEFPTLVQTRFIASLLIPH, encoded by the coding sequence ATGAAACGGATTAAACCATTCGTATATTTTCTAACCTTTTTCTTACCTTTGGGTTTGCTTTCTGCTTTAACAGCACAGGTATATGCTCAGTCGTACCATCCCAACAAAACTTGGCAAATTAGTCAGGCATTTAAGCCACCACAGCGAGGAAAACCTCCTGCAAGTGCTGGTGGTTCTACCCGTGGCGGCTCTTGTCTAATAGGGAAAAAATTAATAACTCCCTTACTGCCTCCAGATAAATTAGGGCTGACATTTGCTCAACATCCAGCATTTTTCTGGTATGTACCTCCAATTCAAGTTAAAACAGCTAAGTTTGTGCTGCTAGCTGAAGACCAGAATGTATTTTATGAAACGTCTTTTAAGCTTCCTGCTAAACCTGGAATTATTAGCTTCAAACTTCCTGAGAGTTCCCCCGGACTTACTGTAGGTAAAACTTATCATTGGTATCTAACAATTGTTTGTAATACTCAAGACTCCAGCGACAATCCGACTGTAGAAGGTTGGGTGGAACGCACTCAACCAGGCTCATCGTTGTCGGAGGCGTTGGTAAAGGCAAATGTGTATAAGTTACCCACCATCTATGCAGAAGCTGGGATTTGGCATGAAGCGTTGACTAGTTTGGTGCAGCTACGTCGAACTGAGCCGAATAATTTTAAAGCGAAGCTAGATTGGAGACAATTTTTGAAGTCTGTAGGTTTGAGTGCGATCGCTTCAGAACCATTGATCGATTGTTGCACATTGAGGAAAGAAGGGCAGGGGGCATTGGGCATTGGGCATGAGGCTAAAGCAGAATTTCCAACTCTTGTACAGACACGATTTATCGCGTCTCTCCTAATTCCTCACTAA
- the aroA gene encoding 3-phosphoshikimate 1-carboxyvinyltransferase: MDTIAIPALNRPVDATVEIPGSKSLTNRALLVAALAKGDSILENALFSEDSEYFVKCVEQLGIPITLNPHQAQIQVGGRGGDIPAKQADLFVGLAGTAARFISALVALGNGEYRLDGVPRMRERPMGDMLTVLQTGGATVNFEGNSGFMPYTIYSQGFAGGNFRLKANQTSQQLSALLMIAPYAQQDTIIEVEGTLVSQSYVKMTCRLMADFGVEVNQIGDNQFQIKAGQRYQARHYTVEPDASNASYFFAAAAVTGGRVRVKHLTKQSCQGDILWLDVLEQMGCEVKASDDYTEVTGPKQLQGIDIDMNDISDLVQTLGAIAPFASSPITIRNVEHIRYKETDRIRAVVTELRRLGVQVEEFPDRLKIEPGPITPAEIETYHDHRMAMAFAVTGLKVPGIIIKDPGCTAKTFPDYFTRFFKMLEE; the protein is encoded by the coding sequence GTGGATACCATTGCAATTCCTGCTCTAAATCGGCCAGTGGATGCCACGGTAGAAATTCCCGGTTCTAAAAGTCTTACTAATCGGGCGTTGCTTGTCGCTGCATTGGCAAAAGGTGACTCCATTTTAGAAAATGCCTTATTTAGTGAAGACAGCGAATATTTTGTCAAATGCGTAGAACAATTAGGCATTCCCATTACTTTGAATCCTCATCAGGCACAAATCCAAGTGGGGGGAAGGGGAGGCGACATCCCAGCTAAACAGGCAGATTTATTTGTGGGTTTGGCAGGTACAGCGGCACGGTTTATCTCGGCGTTGGTGGCACTGGGTAACGGTGAATATCGTCTAGATGGCGTTCCCAGAATGCGAGAACGACCGATGGGTGATATGTTGACGGTGCTGCAAACGGGTGGAGCAACCGTTAACTTTGAGGGAAACTCCGGCTTTATGCCCTACACCATCTATAGCCAAGGATTCGCTGGCGGAAATTTCCGTTTGAAAGCTAACCAAACAAGTCAGCAACTTTCGGCATTGCTGATGATTGCGCCTTATGCTCAACAGGATACGATTATTGAGGTTGAGGGGACATTAGTTTCTCAATCTTACGTCAAAATGACCTGCCGTTTGATGGCAGATTTTGGCGTGGAGGTGAATCAAATCGGCGATAATCAATTTCAGATTAAAGCGGGTCAACGTTACCAAGCTCGACATTACACAGTAGAACCAGATGCGTCAAATGCTTCTTACTTTTTTGCCGCCGCCGCCGTCACAGGGGGACGGGTGCGCGTCAAACATTTGACGAAACAATCGTGTCAGGGTGATATTCTCTGGCTAGATGTTTTAGAACAGATGGGTTGCGAAGTTAAAGCTTCGGATGATTACACCGAAGTGACAGGGCCGAAGCAATTGCAAGGCATAGATATTGATATGAATGATATCTCGGATTTAGTGCAAACATTAGGTGCGATCGCGCCTTTTGCCAGTTCACCGATTACTATTCGTAACGTGGAACATATTCGATATAAGGAAACCGACCGAATTCGAGCAGTAGTAACAGAGTTACGTCGGTTAGGGGTTCAGGTTGAAGAATTTCCCGATAGACTGAAAATTGAGCCTGGCCCTATTACCCCGGCGGAAATTGAAACCTATCACGATCATCGCATGGCAATGGCTTTTGCTGTTACTGGTTTGAAGGTTCCAGGAATTATCATTAAAGATCCTGGCTGTACAGCGAAAACCTTTCCAGATTACTTCACTCGATTCTTCAAAATGTTAGAAGAATAA